One part of the Sorangiineae bacterium MSr11954 genome encodes these proteins:
- a CDS encoding response regulator, which produces MEDTPRPKPSRLPTVLIVDDNPDMLVQVGSYLAARGIRVVPSNSALGVSSLVMRHRPEIVVLDVMMPALDGGALAKLLLGLRSVPDMRIVFYSSMDEERLYELARSTPRASYVLKSDGLAALYDAVSTILEHRTG; this is translated from the coding sequence ATGGAGGACACCCCCCGCCCCAAGCCGTCCAGGCTCCCGACCGTTTTGATCGTGGATGACAACCCCGACATGCTGGTGCAAGTGGGGTCGTATCTCGCGGCGCGGGGCATCCGGGTGGTGCCGTCGAACTCGGCCCTGGGGGTCAGCTCGCTGGTGATGCGGCACCGCCCCGAGATCGTGGTGCTCGACGTGATGATGCCCGCGCTCGACGGCGGCGCCCTCGCCAAGCTGCTGCTCGGCCTGCGCTCGGTGCCCGACATGCGCATCGTCTTCTATTCGTCGATGGACGAGGAGCGGCTCTACGAGCTGGCGCGCAGCACCCCGCGCGCCTCGTACGTGCTGAAGTCCGACGGGCTCGCGGCCCTCTACGACGCCGTCTCCACCATCTTGGAGCACCGAACCGGATGA